From a region of the Mytilus galloprovincialis chromosome 3, xbMytGall1.hap1.1, whole genome shotgun sequence genome:
- the LOC143067877 gene encoding enhancer of rudimentary homolog isoform X2: protein MSHTILLVQPNSRPDTRTYSDYESLNECLEGICKIYEEHLKRQNPDCPSITYDISQLFDFIDQLTDLSCLVFQKNTGSYSPHNKEWLKEKVYILLRKQA from the exons ATG TCACACACTATCTTATTGGTACAACCGAACAGTCGTCCAGACACAAGAACATACTCGGATTATGAATCATTGAATGAATGTCTAGAAG gtATCTGTAAAATTTATGAAGAGCATCTAAAGAGACAGAATCCAGATTGCCCATCCATTACATATGATATCAGTCAGCTGTTCGATTTCATTGACCAACTTACAGATCTTAGCTGTTTAGT ttttcaGAAGAATACAGGAAGTTACTCCCCTCACAACAAAGAATGGCTAAAAGAGAAAGTCTACATCTTGTTAAGGAAACAAGCATAA
- the LOC143067877 gene encoding enhancer of rudimentary homolog isoform X1, with protein sequence MSHTILLVQPNSRPDTRTYSDYESLNECLEGICKIYEEHLKRQNPDCPSITYDISQLFDFIDQLTDLSCLVFQKNYGSYVPHNKDWLKEKIYIMLRKQAGK encoded by the exons ATG TCACACACTATCTTATTGGTACAACCGAACAGTCGTCCAGACACAAGAACATACTCGGATTATGAATCATTGAATGAATGTCTAGAAG gtATCTGTAAAATTTATGAAGAGCATCTAAAGAGACAGAATCCAGATTGCCCATCCATTACATATGATATCAGTCAGCTGTTCGATTTCATTGACCAACTTACAGATCTTAGCTGTTTAGT GTTCCAGAAGAACTATGGCAGCTATGTTCCACACAATAAAGATTGGTTAAAAGAGAAAATTTATATAATGTTAAGGAAACAAGCAGGGAAGTGA